Proteins co-encoded in one Arthrobacter globiformis genomic window:
- a CDS encoding AI-2E family transporter, which produces MARTARLSEQDSAQELASGPLTPRNAARRPEHKPSRELWSDNLGRVGIRCAQILLVLAVAAVSAYGLLQVRLLVIPVLIALILAAAIGPFVNLLRRRGLPGGIATAVAFVGLLLLLAGVGTVIYFSVRSQWGELVQQASEGLSELEKFLLSGPVPIDREQLNQARDGAVQFAASSQVRSGAITGLSVVTEFLAGASLMVVILFFFLKDGAKIWNFLLRPFSGEREARLRRVGRRTLEVLGGYVRGTAIVALVDTVAIGAALLIMQVPLAIPLAIIVFIGAFIPLVGATVAGILAALVALVANGPVVALIVVAVVIAVNQLEGDLLQPIVMGKSLQLHALVILMALTAGTILAGIIGAVLSVPLAAVTWAIIQVWTAEDPHLQDINPDLPPVNSQPA; this is translated from the coding sequence GTGGCCCGAACAGCCCGCCTGTCCGAGCAAGATTCAGCCCAAGAGCTCGCGTCGGGTCCGCTCACGCCCCGAAACGCAGCCCGGCGGCCGGAGCACAAACCGTCCCGGGAGCTGTGGTCCGACAACCTCGGCAGAGTGGGTATCCGGTGCGCGCAGATCCTGCTGGTCCTTGCCGTGGCAGCCGTGTCCGCGTACGGCCTCCTGCAGGTGCGGCTGCTGGTCATTCCGGTGCTGATCGCACTGATCCTCGCGGCCGCCATCGGCCCGTTTGTCAACCTGCTGCGGCGCCGCGGACTGCCCGGCGGGATCGCCACGGCCGTGGCATTCGTGGGCCTGCTGCTCCTGCTGGCGGGCGTGGGCACCGTGATCTACTTTTCTGTCCGCAGCCAGTGGGGCGAGCTGGTCCAGCAGGCCTCCGAGGGGCTCAGCGAACTTGAGAAGTTCCTCCTCTCGGGCCCGGTCCCCATTGACCGCGAACAGCTGAACCAGGCCCGGGACGGCGCCGTCCAGTTCGCCGCGAGCAGCCAGGTCCGGTCCGGCGCCATCACCGGCCTGTCCGTGGTCACGGAGTTCCTGGCCGGCGCGAGCCTCATGGTGGTGATCCTCTTCTTCTTCCTCAAGGACGGCGCGAAGATCTGGAATTTCCTCCTGCGGCCCTTCTCCGGGGAGCGGGAAGCCAGGCTGCGGCGCGTGGGCAGGCGGACGCTGGAGGTCCTGGGCGGTTACGTCCGCGGCACGGCCATCGTTGCACTGGTGGACACCGTGGCCATCGGCGCCGCGCTGCTGATCATGCAGGTGCCGCTGGCCATCCCGCTGGCCATCATCGTCTTCATCGGCGCCTTCATTCCGCTCGTCGGGGCAACCGTGGCCGGGATCCTCGCCGCCCTGGTGGCGCTCGTCGCCAACGGGCCGGTCGTGGCGCTGATCGTGGTGGCAGTGGTCATCGCGGTCAACCAGCTCGAAGGCGACCTGCTGCAGCCAATCGTCATGGGCAAGTCGCTGCAGCTCCACGCCCTCGTCATCCTCATGGCCCTGACGGCGGGCACCATCCTGGCAGGCATCATCGGCGCCGTCCTGTCCGTTCCGCTGGCGGCCGTGACGTGGGCGATCATCCAGGTGTGGACCGCCGAGGACCCGCATCTTCAGGACATAAACCCGGATCTTCCGCCCGTGAACAGCCAGCCAGCGTAA
- a CDS encoding MFS transporter, which translates to MATTSSAPPTSATYPTKPRTAVVAGVIALVLIGLNLRAGITGASALLHDLQQVLGYGPLVASLIPSIPTLCFAVAGAATSWLTGKLGVEKAILLSLGMLAAGLLVRGIPTTGMLVVGTVVGMSGLAVCNVSMPSFIREHFAARTSLMTAVYTVTMTSGATVMAVVVVPLSQLLGSPSAGLGTIGILALSAFLGFLPVTLHAHRNSVRKAAGPISPWPLLRTKTGLLLTGIFTLQALLAYALLSWFPYMLTTMGLSAADSALMFGVMQLVSVPAGMTLIAIGSRPRMLRPAVYLATLTMTAGIAALLLLPVSLAVIPAVLLGFGLGIFPLVMVIISRSGRNTAETTALSTLAQSTGYLLATVGPFGMGLLHSATGSWTLPLALLLVIALVQIVVAHLLSSGRAGGVSATGASTAGTSAAGTDAAGMKE; encoded by the coding sequence ATGGCGACCACTTCCTCAGCACCCCCGACCTCAGCCACGTACCCGACCAAGCCGCGCACCGCCGTCGTCGCCGGCGTCATTGCCCTGGTGCTCATTGGCCTGAACCTGAGGGCCGGCATCACCGGCGCCTCGGCCCTGCTGCACGATTTGCAGCAGGTTCTGGGCTACGGCCCGCTGGTTGCCTCGCTGATCCCCTCCATCCCCACGCTGTGCTTCGCCGTGGCCGGAGCTGCGACGTCGTGGCTGACCGGGAAGCTCGGGGTCGAGAAGGCCATCCTGCTCTCGCTAGGCATGCTGGCAGCCGGACTGCTGGTCCGGGGCATTCCCACCACCGGCATGCTGGTGGTGGGCACGGTGGTGGGGATGTCCGGCCTGGCTGTCTGCAACGTGTCCATGCCGTCCTTCATTCGGGAGCACTTCGCCGCGCGTACATCGCTCATGACGGCCGTCTACACGGTGACCATGACCAGCGGCGCCACCGTCATGGCTGTAGTCGTGGTTCCGCTGTCACAGCTGCTGGGGTCGCCGTCCGCCGGGCTGGGCACCATCGGGATCCTCGCCCTGTCCGCGTTCCTGGGCTTCCTGCCCGTGACACTGCACGCCCACCGAAACTCTGTCCGGAAAGCGGCCGGACCCATCTCCCCGTGGCCGCTGCTGCGCACCAAGACCGGGCTGCTGCTCACCGGCATCTTCACCCTGCAGGCACTGCTCGCCTATGCGCTGCTCAGCTGGTTCCCGTACATGCTCACCACCATGGGCCTCAGCGCGGCGGACAGCGCCCTCATGTTCGGCGTCATGCAGCTGGTCTCGGTCCCTGCCGGCATGACGCTGATCGCCATCGGTTCCCGGCCGCGGATGCTGCGTCCCGCCGTCTACCTGGCCACCCTCACCATGACGGCCGGCATCGCCGCGCTCCTCTTGCTTCCCGTTTCGCTGGCCGTCATCCCGGCGGTGCTGCTGGGCTTCGGCCTGGGCATCTTCCCCCTGGTGATGGTGATCATCAGCCGCAGCGGCCGGAACACCGCCGAGACCACCGCCCTGTCCACGCTGGCTCAGTCCACCGGTTACCTCCTGGCCACCGTCGGCCCGTTCGGCATGGGCCTGCTGCACAGCGCGACGGGAAGTTGGACGCTGCCGCTGGCACTGCTCCTGGTCATCGCCCTGGTTCAGATAGTTGTGGCGCACCTGCTCAGCAGCGGCCGGGCTGGCGGAGTGAGCGCCACCGGCGCCAGCACAGCAGGAACGAGCGCCGCAGGAACCGACGCCGCCGGAATGAAAGAATAG
- a CDS encoding FadR/GntR family transcriptional regulator, with the protein MTLSTSHRPPLADEVTAKLREMIQTGEWPLQQRIPSETELMSGLGVSRGTLREAVKALAHSGMLEVRRGDGTYVRATSEISGAARRLYKEHTDEHVLEVRVGLDTQAARLAARHATADDVAAMRALLTERGDAWNAEEYARWARADWGFHERVAQASGNPLLHELYVSFGDVFHADLLKQHRRPGFNGLPQAGHGDLVDAIEAHDGDAAVASVHRNLNSCAEWLRE; encoded by the coding sequence ATGACCCTGAGCACGTCGCACCGCCCGCCGCTGGCGGACGAAGTCACCGCCAAACTCCGCGAAATGATCCAGACGGGCGAATGGCCGCTGCAGCAGCGCATCCCTTCCGAAACCGAGCTCATGTCCGGGCTGGGCGTGTCCCGCGGGACGCTCCGGGAAGCGGTTAAGGCATTGGCCCACAGCGGGATGCTCGAAGTCCGCCGCGGCGACGGAACTTACGTCCGTGCCACCAGCGAAATCTCCGGAGCCGCCCGGCGGCTCTACAAGGAACACACGGACGAACACGTCCTCGAGGTCCGCGTGGGACTCGACACGCAGGCGGCCCGCCTCGCCGCCCGGCATGCAACGGCCGACGACGTTGCCGCGATGCGCGCGCTGCTCACCGAACGTGGGGACGCCTGGAACGCCGAGGAGTACGCGCGGTGGGCCCGCGCGGACTGGGGCTTTCACGAGCGGGTGGCGCAGGCCTCCGGCAATCCCCTCCTGCACGAGCTCTATGTCAGCTTCGGCGACGTGTTCCACGCCGATCTGCTGAAGCAGCACCGGCGCCCCGGCTTCAACGGCCTGCCGCAGGCCGGCCACGGGGACCTCGTCGACGCCATCGAAGCACACGACGGCGATGCCGCCGTGGCCAGCGTGCACCGGAACCTCAACTCCTGCGCGGAGTGGCTGCGGGAGTAA
- a CDS encoding CYTH and CHAD domain-containing protein — MTAEGLETEKKYDVDAGAVLPDLAAIPGVGGVGEPHDAELEAVYFDTEDLVLASRRITLRRRSGGADAGWHVKLPPDALAAAGSGSAPEEWPGPRREIHAPLGQADVVPEKLLAHLHAFLRGADPVPVARLNTRRTTHALYGVDGVHLADFADDTVEAELLQGAGGKQQWREWELELVHGQPGVFKAAAAVLAGAGGRPSAHESKLRRALGPAAPKAPVTAETEGTAETEGTATTEGGAKQPGGRKPGKKWPASAVVSAYLAGQISEILANDARVRLEEPDAVHAMRSATRRVRSALAVYRKLYGLGAVGRLRDELKWLGRILGTPRDAEVMQNRLRAHTGKLPPGEAADDVRRRIERELGARLDAGYRKAQEVLLTDRYFRLLGDLEDFRDHPPVRPAASAPARKAARKLVGRSAKRLRRAHKSALRVKDGAGEKPGMELKDATAHETALHQVRKDAKRLRHAAETVDPVFGKRATRLAKAAHKQQKILGDHHDSVMARIFLGKLAGGPDLPEPVDAAYGSLLKREQKSAAKAEAKYRKAHRKSRKAIRRGVG; from the coding sequence ATGACTGCCGAAGGCCTTGAGACCGAGAAAAAGTACGACGTCGACGCCGGCGCGGTGTTGCCCGACCTGGCCGCCATCCCCGGCGTGGGCGGCGTGGGTGAACCGCACGATGCTGAACTTGAAGCCGTCTACTTCGACACCGAGGACCTGGTTCTCGCCTCCCGCCGCATCACCTTGCGGCGCAGGAGCGGCGGAGCCGACGCCGGCTGGCACGTAAAGCTGCCACCAGATGCCCTGGCTGCGGCCGGGAGCGGGTCCGCGCCGGAGGAATGGCCGGGACCCCGCCGGGAGATCCACGCCCCGCTGGGCCAGGCCGACGTCGTTCCCGAGAAACTGCTGGCCCACCTTCACGCCTTCCTTCGCGGAGCCGATCCCGTGCCTGTGGCCCGCCTGAATACCCGGCGCACCACCCATGCACTCTATGGGGTCGACGGCGTGCACCTCGCCGACTTTGCCGATGACACCGTGGAAGCGGAACTTCTGCAGGGGGCGGGCGGGAAGCAGCAGTGGCGCGAATGGGAACTCGAGCTGGTTCACGGCCAGCCGGGGGTGTTCAAGGCAGCCGCAGCGGTCCTGGCCGGGGCCGGTGGTCGGCCGTCAGCGCACGAGTCCAAGCTGCGGCGCGCACTGGGGCCGGCGGCGCCGAAAGCCCCCGTCACTGCTGAAACTGAAGGCACTGCCGAAACTGAAGGAACGGCCACAACTGAAGGCGGGGCAAAACAGCCCGGCGGCAGGAAGCCCGGCAAGAAGTGGCCGGCGTCCGCCGTCGTAAGCGCGTACCTGGCCGGGCAGATCAGCGAAATCCTGGCCAACGACGCCCGGGTGCGGCTGGAGGAACCCGATGCGGTCCACGCGATGCGCTCGGCCACGCGCCGCGTGCGGTCGGCCCTGGCGGTTTACCGGAAGCTCTACGGCCTGGGCGCCGTGGGCAGGCTGCGCGACGAGCTCAAGTGGCTGGGACGGATCCTCGGCACGCCCCGCGACGCCGAAGTCATGCAAAACCGGCTGCGGGCCCACACCGGCAAGCTACCGCCGGGGGAGGCGGCCGACGACGTGAGACGGCGGATCGAGCGGGAGCTGGGCGCCAGGCTGGACGCCGGTTACCGCAAGGCGCAGGAGGTGCTCCTGACCGACCGCTACTTCCGCCTCCTCGGCGACCTCGAAGACTTCCGTGACCACCCGCCCGTCCGCCCGGCGGCTTCGGCACCCGCGCGCAAGGCCGCCCGCAAACTGGTGGGCAGGTCGGCCAAACGGCTGCGCCGCGCCCACAAGTCGGCTCTGCGGGTCAAGGACGGCGCCGGCGAAAAGCCTGGCATGGAACTCAAAGATGCCACGGCACACGAAACGGCGCTGCACCAGGTGCGGAAGGACGCCAAGCGGCTGAGGCACGCCGCCGAGACCGTCGATCCCGTCTTCGGCAAGCGCGCCACGAGGCTCGCCAAGGCCGCGCACAAGCAGCAGAAGATCCTCGGCGACCACCACGACAGTGTGATGGCGCGGATTTTCCTGGGGAAGCTCGCCGGCGGCCCCGACCTGCCGGAGCCGGTGGACGCGGCCTACGGCTCGCTCCTGAAGCGGGAACAGAAGAGCGCCGCCAAGGCCGAAGCCAAGTACCGCAAGGCGCACCGGAAGTCCCGGAAGGCAATTCGGCGCGGCGTGGGATAG